GGCGAAGTCCTTGTCCGCGCTGATGATGTGCACCTCGTGGCCCGCCTCGAGGGCCTGGCGGCAGAGCGTGCCGATGACGTCGTCGGCCTCGTAGCCCTCGACCTTCACGGTCGGGAAGTCGTGCACCTTCACCACTCTGTCGATCCAAGGGAGCTGCTGCTTCAGCTCGGACGGCATGCGCGGCCGCTGCGCCTTGTACTCGGGGTACTTCTCGTCGCGGAAGGTCTTGCCCGGCGCGTCGAAGACCACCGCGCCCATCGTGGGCTTCCGGCCAGCGAGGATCTTCCGGAACATCAGCGCGAAGCCGTAGCTCGCGTTGGTGGGGAGCCCGTGGGACGTCTGGAAGTTGCTCGGGATGGCGAAGAACGCTCGATAGACCATCGAGCTGCCATCGATCAGGACCACTCGCTCGCGTGCCATGCGCGGGAGCATGCCTCAGCGGTGGTGGGCGCGAAACCGGCTCGCTACGCTCGTGGCGTGACGCCAGCTGCGGTCGTGAGGGCGCTGCGACCGGCCCTGTCGGGGCGCGGCTGGGTGGAGGCGCCCGGCGGCTTCGCGCGAGAGCTCTCGCCCGACCTGCGCGCGCGGCTGGAGATCGGCGTGCGCCGAGAGACCGGCGGGGCGGCGAGGCAGCGCGCGGTCCAGGTCACGCTCGGCGTCTGGGTCGGGCCCATCGAGCGAGAGCTGCGCGCGGTCTTCGGCGAGGGTCCACGCGCCGACGCGTGCGAGAGCACGGTCTCCGCCTCGCTGGATGCGCTGGCCGGGCGCGCTCGGCCGCGTCGGATCGGGGGCCGCGCCGACCTCGACGACGTCGCCCGGGGCATCGCTCGGAACGTCGTCCAGCACGGCGAGGCGTGGCTGGCGGAGACGACCCGCCTCGAGGCGATGACGAGCGCGCTCGAGCGGGCGACGCCGGGATCGGCCAGCGCGCGGCGCCGCCTGATCGTCGCCGCGTGGCTGGACGGGTCGCTGGAGGCGCGCGTCGAGGCGATGCGGCCGGCCCTCGCCCGGCTCCCAGGGTTCGAGCGCGAGGCCCTCCGCGCGCTCCTCGATCACCTGCGCGCGAGAGCGCCCGGCGCGCGCATCCCGTGACCCTCGGTGTACACCGGGGGCACGTCGTCGAGGCGCCGGTCGACACGGCCACCCACTCTCCCCGAGCTCCGCGGTGTGGCACGCGGCTCGCTGGGCGTGGGGCTCATGGCAGAGCTCATCGGAATCCTCGGGGTCTTCGGTCTGGTCGTGGTCGCGCTCAGCGCGGGCGTCGTCGCCCTGGTCGGGCATCGCAACCGCCACCGCTGGGGGCAGAAGCGCGAGCTGGACACGACCGGAGGCGCCTACCGCGGCGCGACGTTCACGGTCCCCGACCCGAACGCGCACGTGCCCGGGGTCGTGACCCTCGCTTCGACGCTCGGCCTGGCGTGGGCGGCCACGACGGCGCTCCTCTTCTCGCCCGCCGGGCTGCTGCTCGCGTGGGTGGTGGGCGCGGAGGCGCGGGTGGCCCCGCTCGCGAGCGCGCCGGTCTGCCTGGTAGCCCTGCACGGGTTCGTGATCGCGGCCGCGCTGGTGGCGGGCTCGCTGTCGCTGATGCGCGCCAGGCCCGGCGCGGCCGCGAAGGCGCGCGCCATCGCGATGTGGTCCGCCCTGCACCACGGGGCGGTGCTGCTGCTCTTCGCCGGGTGGATGCTCGTCGATGTCGAGCCGGGCGGCGTGCTGCTCGCGCTCTCGGTCGTGCCGTGCGGGCTCGGCATCGGGCACGCGGCGCTGCTCCACCGCGCGGCGGAGCAGGCCAGCTACCGCGAGGTGCTCGACGAGGAGCCGCCGCGCGCCGCGCCGCCCCTCGCTGCGCCCCGCGTCGCGGCCTGACGCTCAGCTGTGGCCGGCCTCGTGGCCGCTCTCCGGGAGCTCCTCGAGGGCGGCCTCGAGCTCCGTCTTCAGGCGCTCCCGCATCGCGACGCTCAGCTCGTGCTCCACGCCGTCGAACGTCTCGAAGCGCATGGGGTAGCCGAGCGCACTGAGTGCGCGGAGGGTGCGCTCGGTGCGCGCGGGAGAGAGGATGGGGTCGGCCCCGCCGTGCAGCGCCAGCACGTTCACGTGCATGGCGTAGGGGTCGGCGGCGCGCCGCGGCGCGCGGCTCGGAGGGAGCCAGCCCGCGATGGGGAAGGCGTGCGAGATGGCGCTCTCCTGGGTCACGGCGAGGTCCATCGCGAGCATGCCGCCCTGCGAGAATCCGACGACGATGGGGAGGCCGCGCGTCGGGTAGCGGCGGCGCCACTCCATCATGGCCTCGCTCAGCGCGCGGCTGCTCTCGTCGAGGGCGCGCAGCAACTCCGGGCTCTCGCCGCGATGCGCGCTGACCGGCATCCACGCGTATCCGTCGCCGGATCGCGCCGGGCCGCGGGGGAAGATCCAGCGCACCTGTGCGTCCACGCCGAACGGGGTGTCGGTGGGCGCGGGCGGCATGTCACCGCGGCCGTGGATGTAGACCACCATCGGCAGCTCCGCGCCTTCCGGCACGTCGGC
The Sandaracinaceae bacterium genome window above contains:
- a CDS encoding dienelactone hydrolase family protein, which translates into the protein MFRRQLIRIPLLATLYVLATSFGLSQADPELALPDSTMRLSRGFAAGLEFIVAEPADVPEGAELPMVVYIHGRGDMPPAPTDTPFGVDAQVRWIFPRGPARSGDGYAWMPVSAHRGESPELLRALDESSRALSEAMMEWRRRYPTRGLPIVVGFSQGGMLAMDLAVTQESAISHAFPIAGWLPPSRAPRRAADPYAMHVNVLALHGGADPILSPARTERTLRALSALGYPMRFETFDGVEHELSVAMRERLKTELEAALEELPESGHEAGHS